Below is a window of Rhipicephalus sanguineus isolate Rsan-2018 chromosome 9, BIME_Rsan_1.4, whole genome shotgun sequence DNA.
cctgtgcgtctcatgacgagaaagtatagctctgaatgagtctattgtggagactacctttcgaagcacaagaagcttaaaaaGGAGTATTGACACGAGTTTTTAAAAAAGTTCGctttgttgctctaaataaaaatattggtgtcgagaaacctaaaacgactattgtggtgcctgggaatgcatcgtatatgttTTAATTAGCGCctccttaaaaagacactttcggtttcgatatcaaggggtggcttctcagtgtcgtttcatagcagtgtgacatcaaggagatacagaaactctcgacgtactagcggcaaatccgtcatctgctcgtggtgcacataaacaacgatgagtgaattgtcgtccagtgaccctgacagtgatttctacgttTTAGGCTGCCTGCAGGACGCAGAAcacgcaaactcgggggaactgtcttgactcgtcggtataatgtccttgcagtggggctggcttgcagatgctcagagacgaaaacttcaaagtcaaattaaaatattttatacgtgttctccgactccagtgtgtggacagtgttgaaactgcataccaacgaagcaaaaaatgtcccttttgcaatgtctcaaaatcgtgtcagtactcctttaattattgcaaagaggccgaaatttcgcagagttaccgacctagacataaatgctttgaaggaacgtttaacgcccgaaagatcagtgactgttggtgagacggactacttgtgctacgcgtgcttttgctaccactgcaatgaaatatcttcacggaacgcactgtataacgatgacattcttgtgccccctgaaaaagaaatcgtcgcaattaaccagatcactgcgactaccggtgcacgtgcgttcaagtcacccgagaggcgttgctgtttcgaactcattcggtctgaggacgcgaaaacgagctctcactgcgccgtctcttacagcgagcatctcgggtgcgcgcgcctgctcggtagccccactctcgtggctgctgcagtgaccaaataatttcaaaattaaagtcttcagtgccggcgacacctttttcggtacctgctggtcttttaataaaaataaattcaatcctgcctgcattttatacacttgctgggcaagaagtcgctattgccaatccttgcctaagggtctcattggaggggcagTAACTATTAGTGcgacgacattatgcaacatgttttcaatgattgtgaaagctgatgtggacgagaataagtggacaaagtttaagaaatataaaaaatgtttttttttttttaattgtcgtcagaaatttccattgttcagtgttttcttgaacttagcccgatcatatctctttaccgaaaagttatataaatataagatttggcagtttggtagataagcatgcgaagaacgtaatgcggaatttttgtcgctctgctacaaggcttttttgagataaagaccttcaagtaaagaaaataacgtttcctgggtcAATTCtgaggtttttataaaaacatctacactacacataaaactaaaaatacctgagcggaagcaaaaacatgcatatatttagttaaagaaatttcaactacctaactttaatatattttgtgcaattcataacgaaagttggccaaaacagcagaccggatgagcgctccactccaccccttcgtcattattgatttcctgtgcttcgaaaaaatttttggcggcaaaacaaattgcggatctcttctttccactcacaggcaataatatataaaattctgaaataaatttaagaggtcgaccagccatcgtttgttcgatcttacgtggaatcacccatagcAAACTTAtactacaccaactcgcccaagaacaaGTTCTTCTGTTGAAAGGAGTGTATTGACTACCATTGAGCAGGAGTTCTGTGTGTAAATCCCAGTTTGTTTTAGTGAAGATGTTGACATTTGTCTCCCCGCAGAACCAGGAGGCATTTGTGCGGATGTTGAATGAGCCCAGCCCACCACCAGGTGGTGCCAGCCAGGGAGGTGCACCCGGTGGCCTGGGCAGTGGAGGAGCTCCCATTGAGGTCAACTACGGCCAGGTCACACCTCAGGACAAAGAGGCCATCGAGAGGGTACAAGTAACATCCCATAATTTACTGATAAATGAAATCGCAAGAGGAAAAAAGACGCACCAGCTTGTCATTAACAGCTTTGTTGGCGTTCAGTTTAGCTGCTCGATCAGATATTGTGTAAGCAACAAGCAATAGTATCTTCCAAGACATTGTTTagacatacactcaaacctcgttataacgaacactgatataacgaattattggttataacgaagtgaatgaagaatagtcttgtcatagctacactGTTACCgataaacatttataacgaattttcagatataacgaagttatttttctgacagatgcgactttgttataatgaggtttgagtgtatttcatCTAGCGCAGACGAAAGCTCTCGCCCTGTGTCAATTCCATTCCCCACCCTTCTCTGAAGCTTTCCGCACTTCACAGAGATCAGCCCACATTTGACTAAGCAGTGCTGTTGTGTGGTGTCATCACCGATTGAATTGGGCGAGAGGAGCATTTTATTCCCATCCCCTAGCTCACACACCTCGAGCCGCGCAATACCCATCTTCTTTGCTGAGGCCAGCTGAACTTGATTGTTTCTGTAgagccctggttgaacacttctttttCATTATTGCGTGTACctgagcagccccgccttacacCTGCTTCTTTGCGCATCTTGTACGCGGCATGGCATTTCCCGCGGTAGATTAAACAGTTAAGTCTTTTAGACCATTCATGTTGACACCAGCTATGCCAGATTTTTTTTCGCTGGCAAGACATTACAGGGTTCGTAGCGGTTCCTGAAACCCTTAAATTTTTGTAAGTCCTTAAATTTTATCAATacacttttgttgagccaatttttAGCCGTTGCTTTTAGGATAGTTCTGTGCGAATAATCAAGCACATATTACACTTGTCGAATTCGCTATGATATTAATTTAAAATATGAAAGTATTTAAAAAGAACGAATAGACATATTCTACCGCATGTAACCTGCCTTAAAAATGGTTTCACTGTACCACAGTACTGCTGTGCCTTGAAACCAACTTGTCAGCGCGAAGCCACACTTGTGCACTTCATTTGTTgttggttcttttttgttgttgtttttttttattagcatcTTATATTGCCCAAGTATGAGATGCTTTAAAACTTGTAGTATTTTTCCACATATGATTTGCATCCTTCCAATAATTCGCTTCAAAATTGTTTGATAGTAATTGCCATTCACTTTGAGCCTAGAAAGTTGTATTCGCACGAGGCTACTTTTGAACAGAGGGTTAACGAGGCTTTTATTTTGTGGCATTGGGGAGGGGTAGGTGCCCAGCCCCTTTGTAAATGTGCAAGTCTGTGCATATATACTCATCAGGTGAACGTGCTGATGGCCTAGTTCGTACTCGCTATGTGATGTAATTGCCCCTAAAAGGACACAAAGGAAGGTGGAAATGCTGCCcgtgttgtcatgtttgtgtttcTGTCCTGCGTTTCTGTGTTATATTAGGAGCAATTATGTCATCTATGTATTCCTGTAAGTTGAAAAAATTCTCTATGCACATTTtgtctgtgtgcgcgcgtgtgcacgCAATACAGCCATATTGTCAGGTGAATCAGTTTAAGCAAACTAGCAGAAGTTGTATACTGAAAGCTGTGGAAAGCAGTATAATGCCATAATAGCTGCAGTGAATGAAATTTGAGCAAAGAAAGGAACTGTGAAAACTCCTTTAGTTAGCTATTGATTGTGAAGCAGGGTCTCCTTTGGCTTGTGTGTAATGAAAGGTGTGCTCCATGAGGTAAAAtctggtgtttcttttttctacgATCTGAGCAAGTGTTGTTTCAAGTCCTTAAAAAccctcgaatttttttcttcgaagttGCTATGGAACCCTGGACATAGGAGGCTTTAATAAACCTATAAACATAAAAATTGAAGTAACCATATTGCTTTAGACAGACTCTAATAGTGCTTGTCAGTATTTCTTTTGTGGGCTATCCACTGGTGTTGAAGGACAGGCTGTTATTCCCAATCATTCATTCTAGAAGATTATTTAAGGCAATTCTATGGAGCGACCATATTTTGCGGTGGTCTGCAGGCACTGGTGAAAAGAACTGCCTTCGATAATGGTCATCACTTGCTCAGTGCACGTGTTTGTTCAACATGGGCGTGATGTCATCAAACTGGCAGCCCAGCTCTGGCAATGAAGGCCAGTATAACATGTGCTTGCTATGAAAGGGTGTTTCACAATGCAAGGGCCTTACAGGCCATGTTTACTTGCTCATCCAGTGGAATGTCCTACAAGGAGTATTTTTCATATTTGGCATGGTTGGTTGTCAGTGACTACACTGGAAGGTTAGTCTGAATGGGTGAGACATGTACTAATTGCAGTTTCAGCAGTTGTGTACTGCATCGAGTGCATTAAGGAAAGGCACTTGTAAACAGAAAGTGTAAGAGTGCAGTGCCTGTAGTATTGGTGATACTTAACAGAGGTATGACCACCTAGCCTgtaggctcattcacacctgcgattAGCACCGCTTGCGCAAGCAAGTCAGTCACGAGCAACTGCAGTCGCAGAGCTCTAAACCAATAAGATGAGCAAGAATGAGATGTTGGCTTATTTTATGGGGCAATGGCAGGGATGGCAGGGATGGCAGCACAAGTCCACTGCCATTCACAGGTCAATTATGCTGTTTTGTCTTGCCTTTGCAGCCACTGACTGAGTGCAAATTTTGTCACGCAGCTGAAGGCGTTGGGCTTTCCAGAGTACCTGGTCGTGCAGGCCTACTTTGCCTGCGACAAGAACGAGAACCTGGCCGCCAACTTTCTGCTCTCGCAAAACTACGACGACTGACGCCTCTCGACGCTGTGCCTTAAGCCCTCCTCTCCCACAGGCCCCTGCTGTCTGAAGCCGCAGGGCAACCCTTTCTCGGTTTTCGGCTCGCCCCAACAAAAAATCAAATGGAGCATTCAAAGCAGCCTTCTGCACGTTTTCGTTTCACTTTTTAAATGATTCAGAGCGACAGGGGTCAATAAAACAAAAAGGCAACGAGCAGACGATGCGCGTAGCTGAGGGCCTCCGTGTTCTGACGTCACCCGCGCCTCGCGTGATGTCATCGTTTGGCGTTTCTGTGCGGGAGCTGCTGCTGCGACGGCcggttttcttgttgtttttttcccttcctttGGAAGTGAGGGCGTGTTTTTGtgtggatatttttttttatgtacaggaTAAGTTTGCATTAAATGAAGTGCAGAAATGGTTGTAATTGAGCGTCGAAGAGACAATATGCGGCTGTATTCGTGCAGTGTGTTGCTGTATGAGCGAATGTCACTGCGGATTTGCCGAATGCTTGCTGTTCCTGTACGCGGTTTATAGCGTGTTGAAAATAAATGACTCATTCGCAACGTCAACGTGTTTTATTACTATCACACCCACAAACCGAAGGACTGTATTGAGGTAAGTGCAATCTGGTCACATCAACGCATGCGCGACAGTACGGCCTATGCCTATTTTGCGGAGCTTCGTTTTCCAGAGAGATACATGTACGACGTAGATTGTCCGCCGCCTCCGGGCATGTTGAGGCTGGTCGGTGCTTCGGGCGACTCGGCCTCGAAAGGCTCCGGCACGTTGCTCTGCATGTGTGCGTAGAGGCTCACGTTACTGCCGCAGCTGTAGGCATCCGCATTTTCGCCAACGTGCTCTGCGGGTACGGAGGCGGCCTCGTCGTCACTGGCCCTCGCGTAGTTGTGCGTGATGTCCTCGAGCCGAGTCGGGCTGAAGGCGACCTCGCTCGCTTCGTGCTTGCCGAAACGCTCCTGGCTCTTGGACGTGTCGCTCTCGACGTCGTGTGAGCCCGGTGCAGAGGTACTGGCTCGAAGGCAGCCACTACAGTGGCGCGATCgcaccagcagagctcgtggcAGCATTTCCGACGGGCGTTGCTTGTACGTGGAAGCGCGTTGACACTGCACTGATTGCTATGCTGCGGCGAAATGGCGAAATTACTACTGAGGCGCCCGGTTCACCTTCCTAGAGCGATGACGCATCTCGAGCACGTGATTCGACTTGTTTCAGCCTCTTCGATTTTCGCTGTTCGGGCCAACGATAAACAAGGTGGTTCGCGCAGCTACAGCCAGCTACAGCGCAGCCTGCGAGGACTCCTGATAGGAAATGACGTCAATTATGCGTCACTACGAAGGGCAAAATTCTTGGGCAtatacacgagacgagcgctaacgtGTATATGTTTTTAGCTTATGTCTTAGTATATTTAAGCTACCTGCTCTATTATGCAATCTTCAATCATACCAGCtgcgaaactgcgttccgaaacCAAAACATGTGGCCATAGagtcatacaataacctagagaggaaactggcgttGCGATCAGTGGCCATGGGAGAACGgtggtcacttttgcgatgacgccaccagcaGGGCGCCACGACCGAACGGTGTGCCgggcgcgcgaaatttaaatcaaAATTGCGAAAATTTCTGTCGTTCTTGAGTCAAATGGTGACGTAACACGATTGAAACCAAATATATTTACAAGATTTAAACACTTAGACACATTTGGCttcattattgcaataaataaagatgtTTCTGCGTTGTATGAGCTGGCACAATTCCTATAGTGtcccggatcgtctgcatgcttactgttttgattgcaaaaggcataaaaaggcacatcgctgttcattccatgcatatgtacgcctgtctagctatcacaGTAATTTGAAGTTATGCGTCGAAACACAGGAGGAGGTCCGGATGGCTAACCACCCTTCACCTGCATCAGACAGAAGAGCAGTCGCAAGGTGTCGgacagaaaaaatacaacgctcaatgacgaatgctgcttcattttttttttatagtaaAATGATTTTACTCAAAGGGGTgccaaagcgcaggaatgcagctcAATGCCCCGCGTTGTATTCGGGGTGTTCGATTTCTTCTATGTGAATAAGTCCGTAATTCCAATCGGTCTGCAAAAActtgaatgcatcaggcttcctcaaacactgagtcggccacgcacacgaaaaaagTCGCTAACGCGTCTTGAGAAACAGAAGGGAACAATCAACAAGTTCCGTACGTGCACGCACAACCAGCGCGGCAACTACAACTAcaaatctcggaggctttgtatctcagcttaccataaattacttcagggaGAGACGTCAGGTGGCAacacagtagtacggtgtgctctgACACCTCAGGACAGTGTACTTCAGGTTCTAGCCACTTTACCTCAGGTTgccatcgcaaaaagagccacgtttctggcgccagacggcacactaccccattccaaTACACCATAACTGATGGGAAGTACATGCTTCTAATTGGAttacgttagctagcgaactgtttgTAGGGTGACCTAGAAtacggcggaagccgcgtcaaggcggcgagcgtctgctacgcgcctgatattttggccgctgttAGCCAAAATTGCGGCAATTTAGGCTATATTtgatactgcgtcactgcaacataatactgtagcgactcatcgcacagagaacgcgtttgggcgttgtgaaacggggattttatATATTtactttcagctggtttgtcgcCACAATGGTCTACActtacgcggctgtttgaggaccgcattctgcgcgcacgtcatcgtgagagaaggcgcttaatttactttcgtgtggaatgacgaaagtaaacttgctgcaggagagaataaaatggagataaccaggagaacgtagccaGATACGCATGTGGTGAATGGGTAGCTCTTAattgctaacgcgtttgcacccttcatatcctttcttttatttcctacgttcgatttgttttacagtgctgcctccggcgctctgctgtttcaagccttttcatgcgaagccgaatgtgtccgtcggcgtggccgcggcaccaaaagcaagaaattacacgcgtaactcgcgtctcgttcacttggtatatacacgaaaacaggggcgtagccaagggggggggtcaacccccccccgaaatttttcaattttgcttgcgcatatatacacgcacacatataaacgcacgcactaacattcataaagtatggttaaaccccccccctcccccccccccgaaaataatttctggctacgcccctgcacgaaaattggcatggaggggcacgaatgtatgcctaacatgaccgatacgtcatggcatcactaacttgacatgcttgccattttcgtaacgactaacaataataatatggcgtatggcgcgcaaacccgctgtTATGTTTTGCCGCAAGTCGATCGTTCAGAATGGACAGCGCGGTATACTGTACgttatacaaagcttctttctcggctctctctctgcattGTCTTTGACTGTGCACTTATCCCTGGAATGCAAACGGCTTCCTTCGAGCAGCTCGCCTCCTCCGCTGCCAGGCGAAAAGTCCACGTGGCTGCGTTTACGCGACCTTGCTCTGCTTCCCAGAGGCCGGCTCGGGGTCAAGGTCGAGTTGCGGTGACGCACAGTCCGAACGCGAGGGAAGCGAGGACAGGCAAACACCACCTGCTTCCCGCAACCGTTCGAGGGGACAGTGGCGCTTTGTTCACCATTACTTTAACGACCGGCACCGTGCTTTTGGCTCGCTGACTGTGGTTGAGGGTCGAGTTGCAGCGATGCACGGTCCGAACGCGAGGGAAG
It encodes the following:
- the LOC119404017 gene encoding uncharacterized protein LOC119404017; translation: MLPRALLVRSRHCSGCLRASTSAPGSHDVESDTSKSQERFGKHEASEVAFSPTRLEDITHNYARASDDEAASVPAEHVGENADAYSCGSNVSLYAHMQSNVPEPFEAESPEAPTSLNMPGGGGQSTSYMYLSGKRSSAK